TCTCAAGAGCAAAAACCAGAAAGGGCTACTGGCCTATGTCATTAACCTTTTCGACGACCTGGGCATCGATATTGTCACAGCAAAGGTGCATACCCTGAAAAACAGGGTACGGGATATGTTCCTTATCGAAAAGAATGGAAACTTTTGTCATAATGTTGAGATCATAATAGAAAAACTGACTACTGAAAAGAATGAGGGAAAATAGATGTGTGGAATCGTAGGGTATATCGGCCCCAAAGAAAAAAAAGAAATACTGCTGGACGGACTGCAGGAGCTTGAGTACAGAGGCTATGACTCCGCAGGGATCGCGGTCATAGAGGGTGAAAAGCTCAACAGTTTCAAAGCCATCGGAAAACTGGAAAACCTTAGAGAGAAAACCAAAGAATATAGCAGTGAAGGCTTTGGCATCTCCATCGGACATACACGCTGGGCAACCCACGGCAAACCGACAGAACTCAATGCCCACCCGCATCTGGGGGCCTACTCCTATGTCGTACACAACGGGATCATCGAAAATTATCAGGAATTGAAAGAGGAGCTTCAAAAAGAAGGGGTCCATTTTCTAAGCCAGACCGATACGGAGACGATCGTCCACCTCTTTGAAATATACAATAACAAAATGAACGATCCGTTTGCAGCTTTTGAAAAGACGATCGGACGACTTGAAGGGGCTTATGCGACCCTGCTCATCACCGAGGCGGCACCCGACACCATCTTCTTTGCGAAGAACGGTTCTCCTATGCTTATCGGTTTTGACGGAGCAGAGGTCTACTTTGCTTCTTCCGATACGCCTATCATAGGAAAAGCGAATGAAGTCTATTACCTTGAAGACGGCGAATACGGCTATGTCAAAGAGGGAGAGGTCCACCTCTTCAATGCGGAAGGTGAAAAAACTTTTACCAAACAGCCTTTGACCGCAGACAAACTCTCCGCGCAGAAAGACGGGTACCGCTTCTTTATGGAGAAAGAGATCTATGAGCAAAGCACTGTCATGTCTGAAACTATTATGGGACGCGTGCTGGCTGATAAGATCATATTGGATGAGCTGGATGACGATTTCTTTGAAGGCATCAACGCTATCAAGATCTGTGCCTGCGGAACCTCTTATCACTCCGCACTGACCGCCGCCTATCTGTTTGAGCGCATTTCAAAGATCCGCTGCGATGTGGAGATCGCTTCAGAGTTCCGATACAAAGAACCGCTTTTAAGCGAAGATACCCTCTTTATCACTATTTCTCAGAGCGGTGAAACGGCCGATACGCTTGAAGCCTTGAAGATGGCCAAACGTGCGGGACTCAAAAGCCTGAGTATCTGTAACGTGGACAACTCTTCCATCGTACGGGAGAGTAATGCTGCCATCCTGACACGTGCAGGCATAGAAAAAGGAGTCGCCAGTACCAAAGCGTTTGCTACACAGACCATGGTACTCTGGATACTCGCACTCTATATGGGCCAGGAGAAGCAAACCGTTTCTCCGGATGTATTGGCAAAAGAGATCGATGCAATCCTTCATACACCCAAAGCCCTTGTCGTCACAGACCGACTGCATGCCAAACTGACCCGGCTTTCCAAACGTTATCTTCACGGGCACGGATTTTTCTTCATCGGAAGGGACATCTTCTTCCCACTTGCCCTCGAAGGTGCGCTCAAGCTCAAAGAGATCTCCTATCTGCATGCGGAAGGCTACCCGGCGGGCGAGATGAAACATGGTCCTATCGCACTTGCAGACAGCGATCTCTTTACCATCGCACTCATGCCAAAGACCATGCATTACGACAAGATCAAGTCGAATGTGGAAGAGCTTTCTGCCAGAGATGCCACCATCTGTGCCATCTCACCGGAGTCTTTTGAGTTAGCAGACGATTTCATCCAGACCAGGTATGACACTCACCCGATGTTGGAATTTTTTGAAATGATGGTGGTCACACAACTGCTTGCCTTGGAGATCTCTGTAAGACTTGGGAATGACGTGGATATGCCGAGGAATTTGGCAAAGTCTGTGACTGTGGAATAATAAAGGTGAAAAAGGAAAATAAATCTTGACTCGTTACCATGTTGTACGTGGTAATGCATACTTCACCGCTTTATTACAGAACAAACTGCATATTATTTACACACTCATATGAATTCCCACGCAAAGCATGGGAACTAGCATGTATAAAACCATTGCTTACATAAGGCTTTGTAAATCACCTTGTAAGCCTTCAATTTTTCTTTTTCCCATTCTATTTTACCAAAATATGAAACCAGCATATATGCTTCATCTGCCTGGTTCAATCCAAACTCCACACAAACACAAGCCAGATCAAAATATCTGTCATTTACGCTTGCATATTCAAAATCTATGAACTTTACATCATTGGGAAAAAAGATATTTTGCGGGTTAAGGTCATTATGACAGAGGACATACTCTTTGGGGTAGTTCTCTATGGTTTTGAATGCTTTCTGGACTTCATCTGTTTTATTTTTTATTTGGAGTTCTATGGGTTTTGCATCTATACTGATGCTATGCAGTTTTTTTAAAGTTTCAGCCAAACATTGTACATCGTTTTTATCAAGCTTTCTCTTATGTTCCCCCTCTAAAAATGCAAACACCATAAAGCCATTGGCTTTGTCAAACACCAAAGGTTCTGCTGCAATACCTTGCTTGTAAGTTACGTTTTGCACTTTCCACTCAAAGTCTCTGTCTATATCTTCCTGTAAAAGTTTACGGACAATATATTTAACCCCATTGGCCACCACTAGATAGTTTTCATTACAATACCCTTGATTTTCCAAAAGTGTACATGAGTCTATTGTTTTATTTTTAAAAAATAGGTGTTTTTTGAGTCGTGCTATCATTGTTTTACAAGTGTATGGTTTTGCATCTTATAGACTTTATCGGCAATACGCTCAGCATCCAGGAGATCATGCGTGACCATGATCGTATGCAAATGGTTTTCTGTAGTGATCTTTTTGACCAGGTCAAGCATTTCAATTTTTGTCTCTCTGTCCAGCCCGGTAAACGGTTCATCCAGCAGAAGTATAGGTTCTCTCCTCAGCAAGACACGTGCCAGTGCCACACGCTGCTGTTGGCCGCCGGAAAGGGATGCAACAGGCGCGTATTCATACTTTTCCAGACCAACCTCTTTAAGTATCTCCCCTACTTTTTCAAACTCCTTCCGACTGCTTTTCAATGTTCTGCTTACACCCAAAAGAATGTTCTTTTGTACGGAGAGATGTTCAAAGAGATTATGATTCTGAAACAGTATGCTTACCGGTCTTTTTTCTACAGGTAGATCGGTCAATTCTCTTCCGTCCAGGCTAATATTTCCGCCTGATGCCGGGAGAAAACCTGCAATGATATCCAGCAGTGTGGACTTTCCGCTTCCGCTTTGTCCAAGTATGGCAGCGATCTCTCCCCTCTCCACGGAGAGGGCATAGGTATAGAGATCATCGGCATTTTTATATCGGTATTTCAAATCATTTATGCTCAGCAACTTCGCCTCCGGATACTTTTCTTTCAAACAGCCTTGGCACAGCCACAAATACACTCAGTATGATCACCAACAGGATCAGCGCAACCCCTGCGGCGTCATTGGTTCGATAGGAGCCCATAAGCTGATAGAGATACCATGGCAGGGTCGAGAATTCATCTGACCCGAAAAGTGCTATGATACCCAAATCCCCCAGTGAAAAACAAAAAGCCAGAGCAAAAACATAGCCTATGGAGGATTTCAGATAAGGATATTCGCAATAGATCCATCTCTGCACTTTGCCAAGGTTTAGTGAAAATACCAGTTTGTCATACCGCTGTGCCGTTTTCTGCATCACGGGACTCAGTACAGAAAGTGCAAAAGGCAGAGACATCAGTACATTTGCCGTCAATACGGCTGCCGAGGCCCAGACCACTATAGGAGCCTCATATTTTTGGGACAGCAGAAAAAATCCCAGCCCCATCACGAGTGAAGGAATGGCGAGGTAGAGATTACCGGAAAAAGAGATCAGCAGACTCAAAGGTTTTGAAAAAACCCTGTCCGCCAAACGGTTCTTTAAGGTAAAATGGCGTTTTGCATCACTTAAGAACAGAGCAAGCACAACGGTCAGTATGCTTGAGGCAACGGCAAACACTAGACTCGTCAGAAACGATTTTACAAAGAGTGACTCAGCAAATATACGTCCGAAATCCGCACCTGAACCATCGGCAATGATCACAAGAAGCGGCAAAACAAAAAAGAGAGTGAAAAGTGCGATCACTGTTCTCTGTATCCACCCGATATGTTCTGCTTCTTTCCAGGGTATCCGGACAGAAGCGGTTTTCAGGTTGCTCAGCCCTGTCCTGAAATTGGAAGAGAAGATCACCAGCAGTGTAGAGATAGCAAGCTGTATCAGTGCCAGTTTCAAAGCCATAGCAATGTCAAAATCAATCCTTACCGCTTCATAGATGGCAACTTCCAGAGTATTGTACGCCGGAGAGCCGCCCAGGATAAGCACAATGGCGAATGAACTGAAGCATAAAAGGAATATGGTTGAAGCAATACTCAAAAGTGTGGGCTTCAAAGCAGGCAGTTCCACATAGATGAATCTTTGGAATGTGCTAAACCCCAGACTTTTGGCAAGCTTGTATTTTTCTTTGGGGATACTTTCGAAAGTGTGCAGCAGGGAACGTGATGCAAATGAAGCATTCAGGTAGGTATGTGCCAGCAATATCCCGCTCAGGCCGTAAAGGTAGGAACCGAAAGAATGATCGAAAAGAGCGATGCTGATCTGGTTGATCCACCCGTTACGTCCATAAATACCGATGAGCCCGAAAGCGACAAGCAGCGTGGGCAAGACCAGTGAGGAAGAAAAAAGAGCGACCAGTACCGAGCGTCCTTTAAAGTCTGACTGATGCGCCAGGCTCCAGGCAAGCACAATACCTACAGCCAGAGAAAGCAGCGTGGACAAAAACGCCTGATAAAGCGTAAATTCCAAAAGTCCATACACCCTCTCGTCAAGTCGGGTAATCTGTACCGGGTCCTCTGCCCCCAAAAGTGTCATAAAAAGCAAAAGTGCGAAGCCCAGTAAAAAGAAAGAAACAAAAAGACCCGGCAGCAAAGAGCCTTTAAAGCCATACAATCTCTTTAGCATGATTATCGTCTCAAGGCATTCAGCCATTCATCGATGTATGCTTTTCGGCTGGCTTCTACCTTTTTGCCATCCATTAAAAGCATTTTGGATGGTACGATCAACTGTTCAAAAGCATTGGGTAACCCTTTTGTGGTCTTTACCACCGGATATGCCCAGTTGGTCGTAGGGATGATATCTGCAAAGGCAGGGGAAAGCATAAAAGAGAGAAACTCCCTCGCCAATGCTTTATGTTTGGATGATTTCAGCATCGCTGCCACTTCTATCTGCCCGTAATGGCCCTCTTTGAAACTGGCCGCTTTGATATTGTTTTTCTTCTCTTCTATCATATGGTATGCGGGTGAAGTGGTGTAGGAGAGTACCATATCGGCCTCACCTTTCAAAAAGAGACTATAGGATTCAGACCACCCTTTGGTGATCGTCAGAATATGGGGAGCCAGACGTTTCCAGTATGCCCCGGCTTTTTCACCATAGAGCTCTTTGATCCATAAAAGAAGACCCAGCCCGGAAGTAGAAGAACGCGGGTCCTGAATGAGAATTTTAAAATTCTCGGGCATAGATGCCAACGCTTCAAATGAGTCAGGTACCTCTTTGAGCTTATCACTGTCGTATACAAAGGCAAAATAGCTGTAGTCATACGGTACAAAATTTTCATCTTTGTAAGGTACAGGCAGGAGAAGCATGGAAGTATTGAGATCGTGCTTTTCAAAAAGCCCGGTCTTATTCGCTGTTTGTGCGATACTTGTATCCAGCCCCAGTAAAATGTCTGCTTTGGTATGTTTTCCTTCCAGCTGTATTTTCCGCAATGCACCTATAGAACTGGAAGTAGAAACAAACTTCAGCGTGCAGTTACACTCTCTTTCAAAAGCTTCTTTTATCTTGGGAGCCGCACCCCATGAAGCCGTGAAAGAGTTGTAGGTGTAGACGGTCAGTGTGGGTTTTATGTCCTGCCCGAATGCAACGGATGTAAACATGAAAGTGATAAGAAGAGTATGAATGATTTTAAACATAGGGGATTATACCATATCGCTGTAGGGTGCGTTTGGCCACGCACCTTTTTAAGTGATTAAAAATCGTAGGTCAGTGTCAGACCGAAGGTTCTTGGTGTCCCTTTTTGCGTATAGAGTTCCGGCTCGTAGAATTTGGACGGATCGTTACCAAAATAAAATCCGCGAACATCATATTCCTTGTCTGCGAGATTCCTTCCCCACAATGTTGCACTGAAGTTACCGTAAACATATTCTATGCTGCTGTTGAGAAGTGCATATGAGTCAGACTTCTGGTCATGTGTATCGGAGAAATAATAGCTGCCCATTCCCTCTACATTGGCTTTGAATCTCCAGTTCTCCAAAAAGCTGTAATCCAATCCCACATTATACTGATATTTCGGTGACTGTGCCGGTGCACGTCCTGTCATTTCAGGCGTATACTCATCAAATTCTGCATGGAGCAGCCCCAGTTTGCTGTAGAGGTGCAGAGTGTCATTGGGGTAGTAATCCAATTCAGATTCAAGACCATAATACGTTCCCTTTGCCGCATTGTCGAAATAGTCGGAAAAACTTCTATCGTTCTCTATATAGGCTTTGACCTGCTGGTCTCTTCGTTTACCGTAAAAGAAGTTGAGACGGTTGACAAGTGTGTTATCAAAGTATTTTGAATTCACACCTACATCGAGATTCCAGAGGGTCTCAGTCTCAAAAGTTCTGTCTTCACTCGGAAGCGTATTGTCCGCATTGACACCTCCTGGCTTGTAGCCTCTGGAAAGAGTTGCATAATAGAGAGCATTCTCATCCGCCTTGTAAGAAAGTCCGATCTTTCCTCCGTACAGATTCTCATCCGTATTTTCGGTAAAGGCATTGGAATCACTGTAATCCACATCCCAATTCTCCGCTCTCAGCCCCAAAGTGAAAACAAGTTTGTCTGTCAGATCACTGTCTATTTGTCCGTAGATTGCTTTATTCGTCGTATCATAATTATGGGTAAACGTTTCCCAGTGGTCATCCTTGAAATGGTTTCTGTTCAACCCTTCACTGTAGTCTTTATAATACATGCCGACTGTCCAGGCAGTAGTACCGTTAAATATCTTTCCTGCCTTATCCGAGACCATACGCATGTCAAAATCTGTCTGCTTTCTGTTTCTAAGATACCGGTCAAACCAGTCGTACGGCCAAAGTGAGTCATCAAATTCCCCTACATACGACCAGTCCTCGTCATAACTGTATTCAGAATCAGTGTCACTGTGACTTACTGCGGCGATCAAGTGCATTGCATCATTGATCTGATTGGTATATTTGAGTGAGAATGCATCTGTCAGCTGTGTATCTTTACCCGGTTTGTCTGCATGGGACACTCGTGAATTGTCCAGTGTAAACGCATCATAACCATTGTCTATATCTGCATGAATGTAGTTAATATTCATCGTACTGGTATCGGTAATAAGCCATTTGAGTGCTGCTTTTACTGTCAATTCATCGATATTGTTCGTATCGTCACGCCCGAGATAGCTGTTCTCCATATACCCGTCACTACTGTTCTTGTAGACAGAGATACGTCCAAGCAGTGTATCATCGATAATGCTGCCACCGACTGCCGCACCGACCGCTTTGGTATTGTAGTTTCCCACTGTTGCTTCAAAATGGCCGTTCGTTTCTGCCGTAGGTTCATTACTTTGGACCACGATCACACCGGCCATGCCATTGGCACCGAATGTCGTTCCCTGCGGTCCACGGAGTACTTCTACCTGTTTCGTGTCGAACAGTGTAATCCCCAGAGGGTTTTGTGAAAAGTCCATGCCATCAATGATGATACCGACCGAAGGATTGATCGGTGTTTCAAACTGGCTACGCTCACCGATACCTCTAATCTGCACATATTTTGCCTTGGATGCTCCTGCAGAAAAGTTGACATTGGGTGCCTGTGTAAGCGTTTCTATAAAAGGCTCTGTCGCCTTGTCATATAGATCCTCTTCGGCGAAGACCGTCATACTGTTGGTAACCTGTGAAAGGTTTGCTTCCCTGAAGTCTGCGCCGACTACAATAGGGTCAATGTTTACCTCTTCTGCGTAAAGTGCTGTCGAGACAAGTGCCGAAGCCGCCATGACCGATAATGTTAAAAATCTGGATTTCATAATAATTTTCTCCTAATGATTGATCATAGTGGAAGAGGAGTGTTTCAAGCGGGATAAATATCTTGCTGTAGACATTCGACTCTTCCTTACGCCGGTATGAACCGGGTCAAGTTCTGCGGGTGGTTTTCTCAGCCTTTATTACAAAAGACACCCCGAGAGTGATCTGTAGGTATGTTATACAAAAAATAATATTGTATTATCCTTAAATAGGACTATTTTACTCTCATTTAAAAGATCGGCTCCCTTTTTTCCTCATTTTTGGTATGATATTGCAAGTCTAATTCATCAGCATGTTCCAGCTTCCGGGAAAGAAAGTCTTTGGCTTCCGACACGCTTTCATTCATTTCCAGCCCTTTTGCAAGCCCTGTTGCTACTGCTGAAGAGAGAAGACAGCCTGTGCCGTGTGTATGGGTGGTGTCTATTCTTCTGTGAGCGAACGACTCCATAGTATCGTCTCGCTGTACAAGATGATCAATCGCCTCTTCAGCTTCACTATGACCGCCTTTAAGCAGTACTGCGTTCACACCCAGATCAAAAAAGGCTTGGGCAACCTCTTGGGTCTCACTTTCTTTTCCACTGTATGTGTGATGCTGCAGGGTATTGACCTCCGGAATGTTTGGTGTTATGAGATCGACCAGAGGGAAAAGTTCCTTTTTCATAACCTCTACAGCATCCTCTCGGATCAGTTGCCTGCCGCTTGAACTGACCAATACCGTATCTAAGACGATATTTTTCAAATCGTATTTTTGAATGACCTCAACAATACTTCGAACCACCTCTTTGTCGGCAAGCATACCGATCTTCACTGCATCCACACTGATGTCATCCAAAAGTACTTCAAGCTGTGCTCTGAGTATTTCGGGTGAAATATTCTGAACACTTTTAACACCCGTTGAATTTTGCGCAGTAACGGCAGTAACCGAAGAGAGAGCATACCCTCCCAATGCATGGATCGTCTTTACATCCATCACTACCCCTGCCCCACCATACGGATCAAATCCGGCAATGGTCAGTACCGTCGGCGTATGCTCAGACCCCATAGGTTTCAAATACCTCTATGAGTACTTTTGTTTTTTCCTTACTGACCTTGTCTGCCTCCAATACACCGGAGATCATCGCGATGCCACTGGCTGCTTTCGTCTGTGCAACCTCTTTGATATTATCGAGGGTAATCCCGCCGATAGCCACCACCGGATAGTCCACACTTTCCGCCCACGATTTCAGCAGTCCAATGCCCACCGTATTGTACTTCAACTCCTTGGAGATCGGTACAAAAACAGGGCCGATCGCGATATAGGAAGGTTCAAATCCCAGGGCGATATCGATCTCTTCTGGCGTGTGTGTGCTGATGCCCAGACGGATACCTGCATCAAATATGGCCGCTACATCCGCTTCCCGGATGTCTTCCTGCCCCAAATGAATACCGTAGGCATCATGCTCGATGGCAAGCTGCCAGTAGTCATTGACAAAAAGTCTGGCTTTGAATTCTTCAGATATCCTGATCGCTTCTATGATCTCTTGCTCAAGCGCTTTACCTTCCATATCCTTGACACGCAGTTGCGCTGTCGTGATACCGCATTCGTAAAGCGGTCTGAGTTTATCGGCTCTGTCCACGACCGGGTAGATACCCAGCGGGCTTTCGTTACATTTTGGAAATCTCATCTTTTTTCCTGTTCCTTTGGTGCGTGTCTACGCACCCTACAAAATTTCTGATCACTGTTACACACCTCTGTCACTGATTCTGGTGCCAGAAAGGTGTGCCGACCGTCGGTGTGGAGGGAGAAGCAAACTCACGCTCCTGCATTGCACCCGCTTCATACCCTGTTCGCCCGGCTTCAACTGCCAGGGAAAATGCCTTTGCCATGGCTAGAGGGTCCTGTGCAAGGGCCACTGCCGAATTGAGAAGAATGCCGTCATACCCCAGTTCCATCGCCTGGATAGCATGGGAGGGTTTTCCGATACCTGCATCTATGATGAGCGGCATTTCAGGAAAGGCTTCCCTGATCGCTTTGAGATTGTAAGGATTTATCAGCCCTTTCCCCGACCCGATGGGTGATCCCCACGGCATCAGAATGTTACACCCAACATCGACCAGTCTCTTGGCAAAAACCAGATCGTCCGTCGTATAAGGAAATACTTCAAACCCCTCTTGAATGAGTACCTTGGCTGCTTCTACCGTTTCATAAGGATCCGGCTGCAAGTTGTACTGGTCACCTATCACTTCAAGCTTGATCCAACTGGTCTTGAAGACTTCCCTGGCCATCATTGCAATGGTGATCGCTTCTTTGGCAGAGTGGCATCCTGCCGTATTGGGAAGTACTTCCATCCCCAGATCACGGATGATCTTCCAGAATCCTTCACCCGCTTCCTTGTTCACACCCTGTCGGCGCAGGGAAACAGTGACCACCTGTGAACCTGAAGCTCTGATCGATGCCTCCATAATTGCAGGTGAAGGGTAAAGCGCCGAGCCTATGAACATCCTTGAATTCAGGGTCTTACCACCGATCTGCCAGCTCTTCTCTTCCTGTTTCATATGTTGTGTCATTTTCATTCCTTTATCGGTGCGTGGTTACGCACCCTACATTGTACATTTATCCCGGATTATGCATTAGAATTACTTGAAATCTGCCAAACACTTGTGCTGTGGGTATTTTCGGAAAACTTAAGGTGCACCCGCAGGTGCATCGATGGTTTCTCCGTAAGTGCCCACGGTGCAATGGTTTGTGTGGCATTCTGTAATCTCTAATGCATAATCCGGGTTTATATTACCCTCCGCAGACCGGTGCGAGTATCTCGACCTCATCACCTTCACTCAAAAGTGTTTTTTCATAGCTGTCCGATGGTACAAAGGTCATGTTGTATGCCACAGCGCCCACTTTTTCGGAAAACCCAAGAAAAGCGATAAGTTCTGCAATACTCATTTGACCTGCTACCTCTTTGCTCTCACCATTGACTATGATCATCATGCACTCTCCTTCATACCGTGTTCATTCAAAAGCATTCCTTCCTTCAGTGCTTTTTCCACGACTGCGGGTGCCAACAAATACCCGTGTCTGTAAAGTCCGTTGATGCGCGTCAGGCCTTTTTCATTCTCTATGCGCGGCAGGTTATCTTTAAATGCCGGACGGCAGTTGGTCTCGGTATTGACCACCCGTGCCTCTCCAAAGCTGGGGTGCAGCGTATAGAGCGCAGAGAGCAGTTCCATGGAGGAGCGTACCGAAATAGGCGAACTGTCTTCACTCTCGATCTCCGTCGCCCCTATGAGATAACGTTTGTAACCCACCGTCTGAGACAACTTGCAGTCTTTACAATACTCGAGGTCTATTCCCTCGCATCCGTTCCCGCGGGGGACGATGTAGAGTTTGTAACGCGGGTGCATCAAACGTGTGGGACGGGAAATGTCGATGTCATTGGCTTCCACCCACATCACTTCACCACGGACACCGCGAAGGTCGTCAAAATGCTCCTTGGCTCCAAGACCTCTGGTATCAAAGACCCAGTCAAATGCTTCTACACCCTCTTTGGTATGTACCAGCCCCGCTTCGATCTTCTCTACAGGCGTGTACTCTCTAAAACTCACATTTTCATAACGGTCAAAGTAATTGACCGAAAAAGCCATAAAACGCTGTGCGTCGACCAGGCCTTCATCGGGGATATAAAAACCTTTCTGATGCGTGTAAAGGTCCGGTTCGAGTACAGTCATCTTCCCTGCATCAAGCAGATCGATATTGTCTGCCGTATTTACTTTGCGCTGAAGCATTCCGATGAAATGTTCCAGCTCACCCATATCCTGTCCATGAGCGGTAATGACCGTACCTTTCTGCTGATACCCGTCAAAAAGCCCGATCTGCCTGAGCAGGTCAGGCCATAGATCGATGGAGCGGTGGCCAAGATCGAATATGACCGACTCTGCCGTCTCCAGCTCCGCATAGGGAGCGAGCATCCCTGCTGCCGTGAAGCCTGCTGCCGTGACACCCTCT
This DNA window, taken from Sulfurovum lithotrophicum, encodes the following:
- the glmS gene encoding glutamine--fructose-6-phosphate transaminase (isomerizing), whose translation is MCGIVGYIGPKEKKEILLDGLQELEYRGYDSAGIAVIEGEKLNSFKAIGKLENLREKTKEYSSEGFGISIGHTRWATHGKPTELNAHPHLGAYSYVVHNGIIENYQELKEELQKEGVHFLSQTDTETIVHLFEIYNNKMNDPFAAFEKTIGRLEGAYATLLITEAAPDTIFFAKNGSPMLIGFDGAEVYFASSDTPIIGKANEVYYLEDGEYGYVKEGEVHLFNAEGEKTFTKQPLTADKLSAQKDGYRFFMEKEIYEQSTVMSETIMGRVLADKIILDELDDDFFEGINAIKICACGTSYHSALTAAYLFERISKIRCDVEIASEFRYKEPLLSEDTLFITISQSGETADTLEALKMAKRAGLKSLSICNVDNSSIVRESNAAILTRAGIEKGVASTKAFATQTMVLWILALYMGQEKQTVSPDVLAKEIDAILHTPKALVVTDRLHAKLTRLSKRYLHGHGFFFIGRDIFFPLALEGALKLKEISYLHAEGYPAGEMKHGPIALADSDLFTIALMPKTMHYDKIKSNVEELSARDATICAISPESFELADDFIQTRYDTHPMLEFFEMMVVTQLLALEISVRLGNDVDMPRNLAKSVTVE
- a CDS encoding TonB-dependent receptor: MKSRFLTLSVMAASALVSTALYAEEVNIDPIVVGADFREANLSQVTNSMTVFAEEDLYDKATEPFIETLTQAPNVNFSAGASKAKYVQIRGIGERSQFETPINPSVGIIIDGMDFSQNPLGITLFDTKQVEVLRGPQGTTFGANGMAGVIVVQSNEPTAETNGHFEATVGNYNTKAVGAAVGGSIIDDTLLGRISVYKNSSDGYMENSYLGRDDTNNIDELTVKAALKWLITDTSTMNINYIHADIDNGYDAFTLDNSRVSHADKPGKDTQLTDAFSLKYTNQINDAMHLIAAVSHSDTDSEYSYDEDWSYVGEFDDSLWPYDWFDRYLRNRKQTDFDMRMVSDKAGKIFNGTTAWTVGMYYKDYSEGLNRNHFKDDHWETFTHNYDTTNKAIYGQIDSDLTDKLVFTLGLRAENWDVDYSDSNAFTENTDENLYGGKIGLSYKADENALYYATLSRGYKPGGVNADNTLPSEDRTFETETLWNLDVGVNSKYFDNTLVNRLNFFYGKRRDQQVKAYIENDRSFSDYFDNAAKGTYYGLESELDYYPNDTLHLYSKLGLLHAEFDEYTPEMTGRAPAQSPKYQYNVGLDYSFLENWRFKANVEGMGSYYFSDTHDQKSDSYALLNSSIEYVYGNFSATLWGRNLADKEYDVRGFYFGNDPSKFYEPELYTQKGTPRTFGLTLTYDF
- the thiB gene encoding thiamine ABC transporter substrate binding subunit — encoded protein: MFKIIHTLLITFMFTSVAFGQDIKPTLTVYTYNSFTASWGAAPKIKEAFERECNCTLKFVSTSSSIGALRKIQLEGKHTKADILLGLDTSIAQTANKTGLFEKHDLNTSMLLLPVPYKDENFVPYDYSYFAFVYDSDKLKEVPDSFEALASMPENFKILIQDPRSSTSGLGLLLWIKELYGEKAGAYWKRLAPHILTITKGWSESYSLFLKGEADMVLSYTTSPAYHMIEEKKNNIKAASFKEGHYGQIEVAAMLKSSKHKALAREFLSFMLSPAFADIIPTTNWAYPVVKTTKGLPNAFEQLIVPSKMLLMDGKKVEASRKAYIDEWLNALRR
- a CDS encoding ABC transporter permease subunit — translated: MLKRLYGFKGSLLPGLFVSFFLLGFALLLFMTLLGAEDPVQITRLDERVYGLLEFTLYQAFLSTLLSLAVGIVLAWSLAHQSDFKGRSVLVALFSSSLVLPTLLVAFGLIGIYGRNGWINQISIALFDHSFGSYLYGLSGILLAHTYLNASFASRSLLHTFESIPKEKYKLAKSLGFSTFQRFIYVELPALKPTLLSIASTIFLLCFSSFAIVLILGGSPAYNTLEVAIYEAVRIDFDIAMALKLALIQLAISTLLVIFSSNFRTGLSNLKTASVRIPWKEAEHIGWIQRTVIALFTLFFVLPLLVIIADGSGADFGRIFAESLFVKSFLTSLVFAVASSILTVVLALFLSDAKRHFTLKNRLADRVFSKPLSLLISFSGNLYLAIPSLVMGLGFFLLSQKYEAPIVVWASAAVLTANVLMSLPFALSVLSPVMQKTAQRYDKLVFSLNLGKVQRWIYCEYPYLKSSIGYVFALAFCFSLGDLGIIALFGSDEFSTLPWYLYQLMGSYRTNDAAGVALILLVIILSVFVAVPRLFERKVSGGEVAEHK
- a CDS encoding choline/ethanolamine kinase family protein, producing the protein MIARLKKHLFFKNKTIDSCTLLENQGYCNENYLVVANGVKYIVRKLLQEDIDRDFEWKVQNVTYKQGIAAEPLVFDKANGFMVFAFLEGEHKRKLDKNDVQCLAETLKKLHSISIDAKPIELQIKNKTDEVQKAFKTIENYPKEYVLCHNDLNPQNIFFPNDVKFIDFEYASVNDRYFDLACVCVEFGLNQADEAYMLVSYFGKIEWEKEKLKAYKVIYKALCKQWFYTC
- a CDS encoding ATP-binding cassette domain-containing protein, whose protein sequence is MLSINDLKYRYKNADDLYTYALSVERGEIAAILGQSGSGKSTLLDIIAGFLPASGGNISLDGRELTDLPVEKRPVSILFQNHNLFEHLSVQKNILLGVSRTLKSSRKEFEKVGEILKEVGLEKYEYAPVASLSGGQQQRVALARVLLRREPILLLDEPFTGLDRETKIEMLDLVKKITTENHLHTIMVTHDLLDAERIADKVYKMQNHTLVKQ
- the thiD gene encoding bifunctional hydroxymethylpyrimidine kinase/phosphomethylpyrimidine kinase encodes the protein MGSEHTPTVLTIAGFDPYGGAGVVMDVKTIHALGGYALSSVTAVTAQNSTGVKSVQNISPEILRAQLEVLLDDISVDAVKIGMLADKEVVRSIVEVIQKYDLKNIVLDTVLVSSSGRQLIREDAVEVMKKELFPLVDLITPNIPEVNTLQHHTYSGKESETQEVAQAFFDLGVNAVLLKGGHSEAEEAIDHLVQRDDTMESFAHRRIDTTHTHGTGCLLSSAVATGLAKGLEMNESVSEAKDFLSRKLEHADELDLQYHTKNEEKREPIF
- a CDS encoding thiamine phosphate synthase, giving the protein MRFPKCNESPLGIYPVVDRADKLRPLYECGITTAQLRVKDMEGKALEQEIIEAIRISEEFKARLFVNDYWQLAIEHDAYGIHLGQEDIREADVAAIFDAGIRLGISTHTPEEIDIALGFEPSYIAIGPVFVPISKELKYNTVGIGLLKSWAESVDYPVVAIGGITLDNIKEVAQTKAASGIAMISGVLEADKVSKEKTKVLIEVFETYGV